In Erigeron canadensis isolate Cc75 chromosome 6, C_canadensis_v1, whole genome shotgun sequence, the following are encoded in one genomic region:
- the LOC122602562 gene encoding uncharacterized protein LOC122602562, translated as MNTLAQNPNVGMLQGKDGLAFNSASGYLDSSIFGYEVPDKLLEAQQFGHLDSSRFVYEAPGNLLEAHQFGHLDSSRFVYEAPDNLLEAHQFATPLDYGFNTLPLTYNNQQSTSGAGVKSAFDFPMNTLAQNPNVIMLQGTSGLAFHSDSGYLDNLRFVNEAPDNMLEAHQFGTPPDYGFCPPLPLVSDDQQSTSGTGQNMTSTAQDFWPRFEEQSQRLCKWLMSKGQWNP; from the exons ATGAATACGTTGGCTCAGAACCCAAATGTTGGAATGCTACAAGGAAAGGATGGGCTTGCATTCAACAGCGCTTCTGGTTATTTGGACAGTTCAATATTTGGCTATGAGGTGCCTGACAAATTGTTGGAGGCACAACAGTTTGGTCATTTGGACAGTTCGAGATTTGTCTATGAGGCGCCTGGCAATTTGTTGGAGGCACATCAGTTTGGTCATTTGGACAGTTCGAGATTTGTCTATGAGGCGCCTGACAATTTGTTGGAGGCACATCAGTTTG CCACTCCACTGGACTACGGCTTCAACACTCTGCCTTTGACTTATAATAACCAGCAGTCCACCTCCGGGGCAG GAGTGAAAAGCGCCTTTGATTTTCCAATGAATACATTGGCTCAGAACCCGAATGTCATAATGCTACAAGGAACCAGTGGGCTTGCCTTCCATAGTGATTCTGGTTATTTGGACAATTTGAGGTTCGTCAATGAGGCACCTGACAACATGTTGGAAGCACATCAGTTTG GCACTCCTCCAGACTACGGCTTCTGCCCTCCTCTACCTTTGGTTTCTGATGACCAGCAGTCCACCTCCGGAACAG GACAAAACATGACCTCAACTGCCCAAGATTTTTGGCCGAGATTCGAGGAACAGTCGCAAAG GCTCTGTAAATGGCTTATGTCGAAGGGACAGTGGAATCCTTGA
- the LOC122602889 gene encoding protochlorophyllide-dependent translocon component 52, chloroplastic-like, whose amino-acid sequence MVTLGVFSTVLPPSLIRPKLSKPIFTLSFSPTLAKSRKSNFKSLTALSPSVSTTFPPEEDTETVDQDEKFDWFSQWYALMPVCDLDKRAPHGKKVMGLDVVVWWDKNEDSWKVFDDRCPHRLAPLSEGRIDESGRLQCVYHGWCFGGSGDCKLIPQALRDGPPVHTFPKSCVAVYPSTVQNGIVWFWPNSDPGFKDILTKEKPPYISELDDPSFTYQMYTRDMPYGYEVLIENLMDPAHIPYAHYGIMPSPPSSVKLDREGGRPVEIKINKIDRKGFTSNPQNGQWNFVSPCLFYGSLTAFEAFTVNQSVASAKDAKEQLVQKTPSQPHVFFICMPVSPGNSRVIIIALQNSRTWMDRIISRWRNHIVQNLVMDSDLYLLHIEEKRLMEAGDWQKACFVPTKSDANVIAFRKWLKKYAGDQVDWGNKFDRSLPPTPPREQLMDRYWTHVMNCSSCTAAYKTFNALELSLQLFSVASVAIVAATKERMLSGATRNMLVVSAVLCFLGSKWLSHFIRKIFHYHDYNHASQ is encoded by the exons ATGGTGACTCTTGGAGTTTTCTCCACTGTTTTACCACCTTCACTTATCAGACCCAAATTGTCCAAACCCATTTTCACTTTATCATTTAGTCCCACTTTAGCCAAGTCCAGAAAATCAAACTTTAAGAGCTTAACTGCACTTTCACCATCAGTTTCAACGACATTCCCACCTGAAGAAGACACTGAAACCGTTGACCAAGATGAGAAGTTTGACTGGTTTTCACAATGGTATGCACTTATGCCAGTTTGTGATCTTGACAAAAGAGCTCCACATGGAAAAAAGGTGATGGGTCTGGATGTTGTGGTCTGGTGGGATAAGAATGAGGAttcttggaaagtgtttgatGATAGATGTCCGCATAGATTGGCTCCGCTTTCTGAAGGAAGGATTGATGAATCGGGCAGGTTGCAGTGCGTGTATCATGGCTGGTGTTTTGGTGGCTCTGGTGACTGCAAACTCATTCCTCAAGCCCTTCGTGATGGTCCTCCG GTTCATACGTTCCCAAAATCATGTGTAGCTGTTTATCCAAGTACGGTGCAAAATGGGATTGTTTGGTTCTGGCCAAACTCTGACCCTGGGTTCAAAGATATCCTCACTAAGGAAAAACCTCCATATATCTCTGAACTTGACGACCCATCCTTTACTTATCAAATGTATACTAGAGATATGCCATATGG GTATGAAGTATTAATTGAAAATCTTATGGATCCTGCTCATATTCCATATGCACATTATGGGATAATGCCTTCACCACCGTCAAG TGTTAAGCTTGATCGGGAAGGGGGTAGACCTGTTGagattaaaataaacaaaatagacAGAAAAGGTTTTACTTCAAACCCTCAAAACGGTCAATGGAACTTTGTTTCTCCTTGCCTGTTTTATGGTAGCTTGACTGCATTTGAGGCATTTACAGTTAATCAGTCAGTTGCTTCAGCTAAAGACGCTAAG GAGCAATTAGTACAAAAAACACCCAGTCAGCCACATGTGTTCTTCATTTGTATGCCCGTGAGCCCGGGTAATAGCAGAGTAATAATTATAGCCCTTCAGAACTCCAGAACTTGGATGGATCGAATTATTTCTAGATGGAGGAACCATATTGTACAAAATTTGGTAATGGACTCAGATTTGTATCTTCTTCATATTGAG GAAAAGAGATTAATGGAAGCGGGTGACTGGCAAAAAGCATGTTTCGTGCCAACTAAATCAGATGCTAATGTAATTGCATTCAGAAAGTGGCTAAAGAAATATGCAGGGGACCAAGTTGATTGGGGAAACAAATTTGATAGATCTCTTCCGCCCACCCCACCTAGAGAACAGCTCATGGATAG GTACTGGACGCATGTCATGAACTGCAGCAGCTGCACTGCTGCATACAAAACCTTTAATGCACTTGAGTTGTCTCTTCAGCTGTTTTCGGTTGCTTCAGTAGCAATTGTCGCTGCAACAAAAGAAAGGATGTTATCAGGTGCGACAAGAAACATGCTGGTGGTTTCTGCAGTTTTGTGCTTTCTGGGATCAAAATGGCTGTCTCATTTCATTCGCAAAATCTTTCATTACCATGACTATAACCATGCTTCTCAATGA
- the LOC122602802 gene encoding putative uncharacterized protein DDB_G0282499, whose translation MLLPQNPNVGNIQEQNNVVRVKNEPSYSQNESIDNASVASSNNMDLNPHQFNGTPSNVIHQPYLLPNPDNTLDAHSPIVGNQGDNRSPHNPLTNSQNSGPEEQLQSQRSSHFLPYDPNSHN comes from the exons ATGTTGTTGCCTCAGAATCCGAATGTTGGAAATatacaagaacaaaataatGTAGTACGGGTCAAGAATGAACCTAGTTATTCGCAGAATGAATCAATTGACAACGCGTCTGTTGCATCATCCAACAACATGGATCTGAATCCACATCAGTTCAATGGAACACCGTCGAATGTTATTCATCAGCCGTATCTATTACCAAATCCAGACAATACATTAGATGCTCATAGCCCTATTGTTGGGAACCAAG GTGATAACAGAAGTCCACACAATCCATTGACAAATTCTCAGAATTCTGGACCTGAAGAACAGCTGCAATCGCAAAG GTCCAGCCACTTTTTGCCGTATGATCCAAATAGTCATAATTAG
- the LOC122605383 gene encoding uncharacterized protein LOC122605383 — MKEPNSTITDPIGQNLIKLISNVCFSVFVFTVLVITVIAITYQPPDPWESSRALTRVFTDVENATFQIDTSVFKTGEDVGMVVMSPAEAPSAADVERTESDNDGVIVKTEGEGGNVSLSSGSCDDSRPVNCSDRGVLMAIKKFNLKHFKSIVFLEYQVPVNGVNPNECDVSWRFRNRKEKSWRRYRDFRRFKIGYTDNCGYKIVNAKGWHSGVNARRPRNRFNGTRSGERVRFSPSYRDDEINDTIPVLGSDQAFRNGKYLYYSRGGDYCKNMNHYIWSFLCALGEAQYLNRTFVMDLSVCLASTYTSSKKDEEGKDFRFYFDFEHLKENASIVEEAEFLKDWKRWEKNHKRKIPVRKVPTYKVTPMQLKKDRSTIIWRQFDTPEPENYWYRVCESRAANYIQRPWHLLWKSKRLMNIVSEISGQMDWDFDAVHVVRGEKAQTKEMWPHLDEDTSPDNLVAKLQGIIPQWRNLYVATNEPFYNYFDRLRSHYKVHLLDDYKELWGNTSEWYNETTVLNGKPVEFDGYMRVAVDTEVLYRAKTQVETFYNLTSDCKDGINTC; from the coding sequence ATGAAAGAACCCAATTCAACAATAACAGATCCAATAGGACAAAATTTGATAAAACTAATAAGTAATGTttgtttttctgtttttgtttttaccGTCCTTGTAATTACTGTAATTGCCATAACTTACCAACCCCCTGATCCATGGGAATCATCTAGAGCCTTGACCCGGGTTTTTACTGATGTTGAAAATGCTACTTTTCAAATCGATACCTCGGTTTTCAAAACCGGGGAAGACGTTGGGATGGTTGTGATGAGTCCAGCTGAAGCCCCTAGTGCGGCTGATGTCGAGAGAACTGAGTCGGATAATGACGGGGTTATTGTGAAGACGGAAGGGGAAGGTGGGAATGTGAGTTTGAGTTCAGGTAGTTGTGATGATTCTAGACCGGTGAATTGTTCGGATCGTGGGGTTTTGATGGCGATCAAGAAGTTTAACTTGAAGCATTTTAAGTCGATTGTGTTTTTGGAGTATCAAGTGCCGGTGAATGGGGTGAATCCGAATGAGTGTGATGTGTCGTGGAGGTTTAGGAATAGGAAAGAGAAGTCGTGGAGGAGGTATAGAGATTTTAGACGGTTTAAGATTGGATATACGGATAATTGTGGTTATAAGATAGTGAATGCAAAGGGATGGCATTCGGGTGTCAATGCACGTCGTCCTAGGAATAGGTTTAATGGTACGAGAAGTGGTGAACGTGTTAGGTTTTCTCCGTCTTACCGTGATGACGAGATTAATGATACGATCCCTGTATTGGGTTCAGATCAGGCTTTTAGAAACGGGAAGTATTTGTATTATTCACGAGGAGGGGATTATTGTAAGAATATGAATCATTACATTTGGAGCTTCTTGTGTGCTCTTGGAGAAGCCCAGTATTTGAATCGAACGTTTGTGATGGATTTGAGTGTTTGTTTGGCGTCAACTTATACATCAAGCAAAAAAGATGAAGAAGGAAAGGACTTCAGATTTTATTTCGATTTTGAGCATTTGAAGGAGAATGCTTCTATAGTTGAAGAAGCAGAGTTCCTTAAAGATTGGAAAAGATGGGAGAAAAACCATAAAAGGAAAATTCCAGTGAGAAAAGTTCCAACGTATAAGGTCACACCGATGCAGCTAAAGAAAGATAGAAGCACCATAATCTGGAGACAGTTTGATACCCCCGAGCCAGAGAATTATTGGTACAGAGTTTGTGAAAGTAGAGCTGCAAACTACATTCAGAGGCCTTGGCATTTACTTTGGAAGTCAAAGAGACTAATGAACATAGTTTCTGAAATCAGTGGACAAATGGATTGGGATTTTGATGCTGTTCATGTTGTTCGAGGAGAAAAAGCACAAACTAAAGAGATGTGGCCCCATCTCGATGAAGATACATCTCCCGACAACTTGGTTGCAAAGCTTCAAGGTATTATACCACAATGGAGGAACCTGTATGTAGCTACCAACGAACCATTTTATAATTACTTTGACAGACTTAGATCTCATTACAAGGTTCATTTGCTTGATGATTATAAGGAGTTATGGGGAAATACAAGTGAATGGTACAATGAAACGACTGTTTTAAATGGCAAACCGGTTGAGTTTGATGGATATATGCGAGTTGCAGTGGATACGGAGGTGCTTTACAGGGCTAAGACACAAGTGGAGACATTCTACAACTTGACTAGTGACTGCAAGGATGGTATAAATACGTGTTGA